From the Moorena sp. SIOASIH genome, the window ACTCCATCCACCGGTGCATAGAGAAACTTTTGTTTGAGCCTGGCTTTCGCACTAGTCAGCAGATTGCGGTTTTCAGCAATTTTGGCATTTAGTTGAGTCAGTTCGATCTCCAACTGCTGAAGTTTCTGCTTGGTCTCGAGCTGAGTCCGATGGACTTCTGCTTGCTTCTGAGTTAGACCTGCCTGAAGTCGTTGGATTTCTGCTAAGGTCTGGTTGAGATCGCTCTGAGTGAGAGTGATCGCGCTGTTGCGATCGCGTATACTCTGCTGGGCTTGATAAATTTGGTCTTGGTTACTGGCTGCTTCTTGCAGTTGGGTTTGGGTAATCACCCGCTGACTCGCTCGTAGGCTATGTTCTGCTTGAAATACTTGTTCTTTTGAGATTGCCCCTGATGCTAACAGGGGTTTGAGATTCTCTAGGCGTTCTTTCAGGGCAAATGCATCATCCTCTCGTTGCTGGAGCAGTGCTTGGGTAGTCGCCTTGAGCCGTTTTAGCCGTTCTAGTCTGTCCTGACTGGCGACTTTTGCCTCCTGATGTTGGATCAGTTGTTCTCGTAAGGCGGCTACTTTAGTCTGTGCCTGAGCGATAGCGGCCTGTTGTGCGTCAATGTCCGCTTTGGCAATTTGCTTACGGGTTTGGGCTTCTTGGCGGATGTTTTCAATCAGCCCTTGCATCTGAATTAATTTGATTTGGTCAGCATTGATCAGTTGCTCCAAACGCTCTACTTCCGTAGCGCCAAGTTCTGTATCCAGTTCCACCAAGACTTGCCCAGCGGTAACCGATTCCCCTTCTTTGACCGCAATCTTGGCCACCTTGCCGGATTGGATCGGGTGAATTTTATAAACTTCTCCTTTTGGCACTAACTTGCCTGTGGCTTTACCCACTTCGTCAATTTGCCCAAAGGTTGCCCAAACCCCACAGACCATACAGAAGGCAAATCCGCCCAAAAGCAGTCTCTGGGGCAGTACCGATGGGGGCTGATCTAGTAGATTTTGTAGGGCTGTTGACCAGTTTTCAGTGTTGGTAGCTCCTAGTGATGATGTTGGTGTGACCGGATTTCGAACATGATTAGGTGATTGGGGGAGTGGTGGTGCTGATACCGCTGTCCCCCCATAGATCGATCTAATCTCAGCTGAAGTTAGATTAGGGTGAGGGGTTTGTCCCTTAGGGAGTCCCCCTCTAGACGGGATAGATGCTTGTGGTTTCTTCATGGTAGCTCACCCATAATCACTGGTAGTTTTGTGTGTATTGATTTGAACTGAGAACACGAAGGTTGGCGAAAGTCAATCTTGAACACAGTGGGCGATATACTGATCACCCCTGATCACCCCAAGAGCGATTTTTTACGCAAAACATTTACAAACTTTCATAAATGCCAGAGTTAAAGATCTAGCTGTTGCTGGGCTAGGTGGTAGTACAGACCTTTCTCAGCCATGAGTTCGGAGTGGGTACCGCGCTCTGCGATCAGACCTTGGTCGAGGACCAGTATAGAGTCAGCATTGCGCACCGTAGAAAGACGGTGGGCAATTATGAAGGTAGTGCGATCGCGACTAATGCGAGCTAAATTTTGTTGAAAACGTCGCTCTGATTCTGTATCTAGGGAGCTAGTCGCTTCATCGAGAATCAGAATCTTGGGGTTACCCAGCAAGGCTCGGGCGATCGCAATCCGTTGCCGTTGTCCCCCAGACAGGTTAGACCCTCGCTCCCCAACCTTGGTGTTGTATCCCAGGGGCAGGTTTTGAATAAACACATGAGCTTCAGCCAATTTGGCAACTTCTACCCCTTGTTCGAGACTATACTCAGGTTTGTATAAGGTGATGTTCTCTAAAATCGTCCCTGAAAACAAAAAGCATTCTTGAGGTACCACACCTAATTGAGAGCGCAAAGACTGGGGAGAAACATGTCGGATGTCGTGGCTATCAATCAAAATACGGCCTGTAGTTGGCTGATAGAGTCCTTGGAGCAGCTTTACCAAGGTACTTTTGCCCGAGCCACTGCGTCCGACAATGGCTATGGTCTTTCCAGGGGCAACCTCGAAGGAAATGTTTTGAAGGGTGTATTGTTCATCATCCTCACTATAGCGAAAGCTGACATTGTCAAACTGGACATGCCCCGCGATCGCAGGCAATGGCATCAAGGGTTTTTGGGTATTCTCTTCTGGCTGGGTGGTCAAGACATCATCGAGCCGTTCCACCGATACCAATATTTCTTGGAACTCATCCCAAAGTCCCACCAAAGACAAAATCGGGCTAATCACCCGACCAATGAGCATATTAAATGCCACAAACTGACCAATCGTGAGCTGTTCCTGAATTACCAGACTTGCTCCCAACCACAGTAAAGCCGTGCCGCTGAGGTTATTAATCAAGCCACTCACTGACCCTAAGCCGTTGGCCAAGTTCTGTCCTTTGAATTCCATATTCAACTGACCCGTGAGGCGGTCTTCCCAGCGCCAGCGCACCTCTTGTTCAGAGGCTGCTGCTTTGACAGTTGCTACTCCCGACATCATTTCTACTAACAGGGAGTTTTGTGCTGCTGCTTCTTTAAAGATTTCCCTGGACACTTGGCGTAGAAATGGACTGGCAAGTATGGTCAAAATCGCAATCGGTACAATCGTTGCCAGCACCAGCAAGGTTAGGTACCAGTTGTAGTAGAGCATCAGCCCCACATAGACAAACATCATTACCACATCCAGCCAAGTGGCAATAGCTTGCTGAGTGAGGAACGCCTGAATTTTCCCAGTTTCCTGGACTCGGGTTAGGATGTCCCCCACCTGGCGGGATTCAAAAAACTTCAGGGGTAGTGTGAGGGTATGCTTAATAAAGCCACTGACAAAGGTAAGACTGAGTCGATTGGAAAAGTAATCCAGCAGGTAGCGTCTGGTGACACTCAAGCCTATGCTCCAAAGGCCAAAGATGACTAGACCAATTGCAAACACATTGAGGGTAACAACACTTTTGTTAACCACCACCTGATCCAAAATGATTTGGGTAAACAGGGGGGTAATCAGACCAAACACCTGGAGCAGTAGGGAAGCTAGGATAATTTGCAACAGGACTGTGCGATGGGGCCATAGCAATCCCCAAAAGCGATTCAGAGAAATCTTTTGATTGGGAGTCCCTGCTAGCTGGGGAGTGGGATTCAACAGCAGCGCATATCCTGTCCAACCCTCTAGAAATTGTTGTCGAGAAAGCGATCGCTTTCCCACAGCTGGATCTGCAACAAGTACCTTCTCCCCTTTGACCCAATAGACAACTATATAATGATCACCTTGCCAGTGAGCAATCCAGGGGTTACTCCGATCCGCTAGGCGAGCTAAAGACGCTCTAACTGGAGTAGCTTGAAATCCTAAGGTTTCTGATGCTCTGGCTAACCCTTTCAGGGATGACCCAGAACGCCCCACTCCAGCCAGATTCCGTAGGGAATTCAAGCTAAATCGTTTGCCCCAGTAGCGTCCAATCATTGCCAAGCAAGCAGCGCCACAATCTGAAGAGGATTGCTGTTCAATGAAGGGATAGCGTTGCCACAACCCCTGAAGAAAAGGCCGCTTCGTCGGTACGGGAAATGGGATCAGTTTAGACTCAGCCTGGGTCGAGTTACTTTGTGTTTCACCATTTCCATCAGGGAGCTTAGATGGAATTAGCGGTACTCTGTGACCCGACTGAGTACGGACTTGGTGAACTATGGCGCTAGTGGCTTCTGATTTCTGGTGTCCATTTTCAGAGCTTTGACCCTTCTGTGGACTCAACTTTGCCAGCACCGGTGCCAGGAGTTGGGCAGTGTCCCAATGTTCCTGAGGTAGATGGGTTACCCATAAATCGCTTTGGGCAATCCAATCTTCCGGTACTGGCTGAGGATAGCCC encodes:
- a CDS encoding HlyD family efflux transporter periplasmic adaptor subunit; protein product: MKKPQASIPSRGGLPKGQTPHPNLTSAEIRSIYGGTAVSAPPLPQSPNHVRNPVTPTSSLGATNTENWSTALQNLLDQPPSVLPQRLLLGGFAFCMVCGVWATFGQIDEVGKATGKLVPKGEVYKIHPIQSGKVAKIAVKEGESVTAGQVLVELDTELGATEVERLEQLINADQIKLIQMQGLIENIRQEAQTRKQIAKADIDAQQAAIAQAQTKVAALREQLIQHQEAKVASQDRLERLKRLKATTQALLQQREDDAFALKERLENLKPLLASGAISKEQVFQAEHSLRASQRVITQTQLQEAASNQDQIYQAQQSIRDRNSAITLTQSDLNQTLAEIQRLQAGLTQKQAEVHRTQLETKQKLQQLEIELTQLNAKIAENRNLLTSAKARLKQKFLYAPVDGVVSSLNVANIGEVFQPGQTIAEVAPQDVPLVLSASLPNQEAGFIKEGMPVQIKLDAYPYQEYGIIKGKVTSLSADAKTDQQLGSVYEVEVSLNRDYVTEDDQMIRFKAGQTAKADIIIRRRRIVDFLLDPIRQLQKGGVNL
- a CDS encoding peptidase domain-containing ABC transporter — translated: MHQKTVGLEKSGQPPDYLGQYPTQKSSEVIEHLIANWLDKTLSKTLLPEFSQSFQIHNFELGDEIIPYPRRELSQNSVQNEPNKYFYVVCGGRVRLLSFDGEKQRDVSVQVLEEGATFGAEALLCNLSYPYQAIAASSGQMARMSLAELQSWLERLPEWLEHLQQQAQHRQRLIFFKTLTELRTLDSITLQQLLPYLLDTRISAGESLVESGQVGRYWLRSGQIERGGVEENCPLTIAIGESWGYPQPVPEDWIAQSDLWVTHLPQEHWDTAQLLAPVLAKLSPQKGQSSENGHQKSEATSAIVHQVRTQSGHRVPLIPSKLPDGNGETQSNSTQAESKLIPFPVPTKRPFLQGLWQRYPFIEQQSSSDCGAACLAMIGRYWGKRFSLNSLRNLAGVGRSGSSLKGLARASETLGFQATPVRASLARLADRSNPWIAHWQGDHYIVVYWVKGEKVLVADPAVGKRSLSRQQFLEGWTGYALLLNPTPQLAGTPNQKISLNRFWGLLWPHRTVLLQIILASLLLQVFGLITPLFTQIILDQVVVNKSVVTLNVFAIGLVIFGLWSIGLSVTRRYLLDYFSNRLSLTFVSGFIKHTLTLPLKFFESRQVGDILTRVQETGKIQAFLTQQAIATWLDVVMMFVYVGLMLYYNWYLTLLVLATIVPIAILTILASPFLRQVSREIFKEAAAQNSLLVEMMSGVATVKAAASEQEVRWRWEDRLTGQLNMEFKGQNLANGLGSVSGLINNLSGTALLWLGASLVIQEQLTIGQFVAFNMLIGRVISPILSLVGLWDEFQEILVSVERLDDVLTTQPEENTQKPLMPLPAIAGHVQFDNVSFRYSEDDEQYTLQNISFEVAPGKTIAIVGRSGSGKSTLVKLLQGLYQPTTGRILIDSHDIRHVSPQSLRSQLGVVPQECFLFSGTILENITLYKPEYSLEQGVEVAKLAEAHVFIQNLPLGYNTKVGERGSNLSGGQRQRIAIARALLGNPKILILDEATSSLDTESERRFQQNLARISRDRTTFIIAHRLSTVRNADSILVLDQGLIAERGTHSELMAEKGLYYHLAQQQLDL